The nucleotide window CGATGTACTCAAATGCTGCCGGCGTCATCCCGGTTGTTGAGGCACTTTTAGGCAAAGGAGCCGCCCTGGGTTCTGTACTGGCGTTCATGATGAGTGTCATTGCACTGTCCTTACCTGAAATGGTGATTTTGCGGAAAGTATTAAAGCCTAAACTTATTGCCGTATTCATCAGTGTTGTTGCTTGCGGCATCCTTTTTGTAGGGTATTTATTTAATTTGATTTTATAAAAAATACAACTGAACAACTGCCACTGGCAGATCTGGTCTTTCGCTCAGATTTGCCCACAACAAAACATGAAAGTTGCTGTTTGGATTTTTTGAAGACTTTCATATAAAAATTGAAACAATCATAAATTTAAAAGGAGTTTTATCATGGAAATAAAAGTATTAGGTCCTGGCTGTGCCAAATGCAACAAAACTGAAAAACTGGTTCAAGAAGTGATCAAAGAAACCGGAGCAGATGCAAGTGTAGAAAAAGTCACCGATATGATGCAGATTGCTTCTTACGGTGTGTTTGGCACACCGTCGATCATTGTGGACGGAGAGGTCAAATGCAGTGGCAAAGTGCCCAAAAAAAAGGATATCAAAACCTGGATCGGAAAATAGATCAAAAAAAATATGAAAAACATACGCAATTGCTTAACATCGTGTGTGTTTAATATGTTTTTTAAAAGAAAACAAAATTCTTTGGTAAAGGAGATAAATCATGTCCCAGGAAAACTGTGCTTGTTCAAAAGACATCATGATTTTTGCTTGCTCCGGAGCGTCCAATCTTGGGCAACTTGCGAACCAAGCCGCTGTTGAATTGACTCAGGAAGGCTTTGGAAAAATGTTTTGCCTTGCTCAAATCGGGGCAAATATTGGCAAATATGTCCAGTCCGCTAAGGTTATGGATGAAATAGTTGTCATTGACGGGTGTGAAAAAGCATGTGGAAAAACTGTTCTTGAAAATGCCTTGATGCACATGAAAAAACATATAGTGATCTCCCGGTTGGGAATTAAAGAAAAAAACAATTTTTTTAACAATCCTGATGACCTGGCGGCATTAAAACACAAGGTAAAACTTGCTTTTCCATATCCTATTAAAGTTACTTTTCCATCGTCAACACCGCTTTCACCAGGAGACAGGGCAAAATCAAGGCAGTTAGGCGGCAAGTGCTGCTGACAATTATTACCGATCCTGGAATCGAAAAAAAAATAAGAATTCAAATATATACCGCCAGTACCTTGAAACGATTAACGACCATGACATATTTAGCTGCCACAACAAAAAACAAAAGAATCTGTAAGATAATTACAGCGATTTTACCAAAGGAAAATAAACAATGATACATATCCCTAAACAATTGAGTCTGCTGTGTATTATTCTGATACTATGCTTTACCTTCCATACAGGTGTGTTTGCAGAAGATTTTTCAAATGTGCCAGCCAAAGGAAAAGTGACAATGATTGATCTGGGTGCAACAACATGTCTTCCATGTAAAATGATGGCTCCAATTCTTGTCAAACTTGAAAAGGCTTACAGGGGCAAGGCGGATATCATTTTCATTGATGTAAAGTATAATCGTCAGCAGGCATCAAGATTTAAAATCCGGGCAATTCCAACCCAGATTTTCTTTAATGAGCAAGGAGAAGAAGTTTACCGTCATGTGGGATTTTTAAATGAAAAATCCATAATCGAACAAATGGCACAAATGGCACAAATGGGTATAGAAAAACCAGACCCGGCAAGCAAAGGATAATTTAATGTTGGATACGTTATTTTTAACGGTTAACCAATGGATGACCGGCGGGACTGCCTTTGCCGCATTTGGATGCTTTTTATGGGGCTTGATCAGCGTGCTGTTCAGTCCATGCCACCTTGCTTCAATTCCCCTGATAGTCGGATATGTCGGTGGCCAGGAAAAAATGATCAATCCCAGGCAGGCAGGATTGTATTCAGTCTTGTTCACATCGGGTCTTTTTCTTACAATCGCCTTGATCGGTTTTATTTGTGCCTTGCTTGGAAGAATGCTGGGGGATGTGGGAAACTATTGGCAGATTCTGATCGGTATTATTCTGATTTGGGTTGCACTGGGAATATTAGGCGTTGAAAAATGTTCAATGTCCGGAAGTCTGCTATACAAACTGAATCTGAAAGGTAGGTTTGGTGCCTTTGCACTGGGCCTTGCTTATGGCGTTCTGTCAGGATCTTGCACCTTTGGTTTCATTGCTCCTATTTTGGCTATAATCACTGTACAGGAAAAAATAGCTACTGGTGTTCTCTATATTCTCCTCTTTGCTTTGGGACACTGCCTTCCCATTGTAATTGCAGGAAGCTCGACAGCCGCCGTAAAGAAGCTGCTTGAAAACAGTGCATGGAACGGGATAGGAATATGGTTTAGAAAAATTTCCGGATCAACCATAGCGGTTTTAGGAGTTTATTTTATTATCACTCCCTTTTTTTAAATAACGGCCATGGCAGATTAAACTGCCACAGCAAAGCATGAAAGATATTTAATTCCATCAGGTTAGAAATTCTTTCATATAAATTGTTCAACATTCAAAAAACAGGAGGAATACGGCATCATGCTTTTAAAGAAATATACTTTGGAAATATTCAAATCAAAGTGTCAGGCCGATGCAAAAGGTGTGCATTGCTTTGCACACCTGGAACAGGATGTAAGTGATACTATCCCGTATCTGAACACAGTTCTCGGCGGATTTGAATACCTGTCCGATCCACCGGCGGTTACATTCAAAGCTCAAGGCAAGCTGATTACGGTCCACGGACGAAAGATTGCAGTTAATGCACTAAAAGATGAAAAAGAAGCAAGAAAAATTGTTGAGTGGCTGAAAAATGAAATCAACACTGTCTGGGAGACAAAAGATGATATTGAACCATGCTACACAGGAATGCCAAGGCCGGGTATCATTGAAATCCTGAAGCTGTTGCCAAAAACCAACTGTAGAGAATGCAATGAAGCCACATGCATGGTTTTTGCCACAAAAATCGCCGAAGGTGCCAAAGGGCCTGAGGACTGTCCCCGGTTGGGAGAAGATGAAAATAAAAAATTAACTGAATATATGAGCCAATTCAATTTAGATCTGTAAACAAACGTTGATTATAGATATTTTCAATACATTTTGATTTTCGCAGTCTTATTAACGATTTGATTTACTGTTTAAACCTTATTAAAGGAGTGTAAAAAATGTAATCTATCGAAA belongs to Desulfobacula toluolica Tol2 and includes:
- a CDS encoding thioredoxin family protein; this encodes MEIKVLGPGCAKCNKTEKLVQEVIKETGADASVEKVTDMMQIASYGVFGTPSIIVDGEVKCSGKVPKKKDIKTWIGK
- a CDS encoding putative zinc-binding protein, with protein sequence MSQENCACSKDIMIFACSGASNLGQLANQAAVELTQEGFGKMFCLAQIGANIGKYVQSAKVMDEIVVIDGCEKACGKTVLENALMHMKKHIVISRLGIKEKNNFFNNPDDLAALKHKVKLAFPYPIKVTFPSSTPLSPGDRAKSRQLGGKCC
- a CDS encoding thioredoxin family protein, translated to MIHIPKQLSLLCIILILCFTFHTGVFAEDFSNVPAKGKVTMIDLGATTCLPCKMMAPILVKLEKAYRGKADIIFIDVKYNRQQASRFKIRAIPTQIFFNEQGEEVYRHVGFLNEKSIIEQMAQMAQMGIEKPDPASKG
- a CDS encoding cytochrome c biogenesis CcdA family protein; this encodes MLDTLFLTVNQWMTGGTAFAAFGCFLWGLISVLFSPCHLASIPLIVGYVGGQEKMINPRQAGLYSVLFTSGLFLTIALIGFICALLGRMLGDVGNYWQILIGIILIWVALGILGVEKCSMSGSLLYKLNLKGRFGAFALGLAYGVLSGSCTFGFIAPILAIITVQEKIATGVLYILLFALGHCLPIVIAGSSTAAVKKLLENSAWNGIGIWFRKISGSTIAVLGVYFIITPFF
- a CDS encoding (Fe-S)-binding protein, whose amino-acid sequence is MLLKKYTLEIFKSKCQADAKGVHCFAHLEQDVSDTIPYLNTVLGGFEYLSDPPAVTFKAQGKLITVHGRKIAVNALKDEKEARKIVEWLKNEINTVWETKDDIEPCYTGMPRPGIIEILKLLPKTNCRECNEATCMVFATKIAEGAKGPEDCPRLGEDENKKLTEYMSQFNLDL